A genomic stretch from Narcine bancroftii isolate sNarBan1 chromosome 9, sNarBan1.hap1, whole genome shotgun sequence includes:
- the LOC138743332 gene encoding thymosin beta-12-like: MSDKPDLCEIIKFDKKKLKKIETQEKNPLPTKETIEEEKRQESTS, encoded by the exons ATGTCAGACAAACCAGATCTTTGTGAAATCATAAAATTTGATAAGAAAAAACTGAAGAAGATAGAAACCCAAGAAAAAAATCCTTTGCCAACAAAAGAGA CGATTGAAGAGGAAAAGAGGCAAGAATCAACTTCGTGA